A single uncultured Acetobacterium sp. DNA region contains:
- a CDS encoding DNA-directed RNA polymerase subunit beta produces MLHPEKDGLRTRQSFSKIKEVIEMPNLIEVQKDSYNWFIEKGLQEVFDDIDKIEDYTGNLVLEFVDYSIEGKPKYSVEECKERDQTYFIPLKVTVRLINKEKNEVKEQKVYMADLHKMTDTGTFIVNGAERVIVSQLVRSPGAYFSLSRDKLGKKLFSAQVIPNRGAWLEYETDSNDIMYVKIDRTRKLPITALIRALGLGTNQEILDFYGDDYRLIETIKKDENNNMKSTRDGLIEIYKRLRPGEPPTVESAQSLLNSMFFDDRRYDLAKVGRHKYNKKLSLATRIAGQRAANTVVNPETGEVYVEEGEIINIDVAIDIQNAGINFIDVRVDDKNVRVIGNGFVDINAQDLPFDISDMDIKEFVCYEVLKEILEADATDEEKKKSIKKRMDELVPKHVLISDLHASISYIIGLDYDIGAIDDIDHLGNRRLRSVGELLQNQFRIGLSRMERVVRERMSVQDDEILTPQGLINTRPVNAALKEFFGSSQLSQFMDQTNPLAELTHKRRLSALGPGGLSRERAGFEVRDVHHSHYGRMCPIETPEGPNIGLIGSLSTYARVNEYGFIEAPYRKVHNGVVSEEIHYLAADEEGRYTIAQANEPLDESNHFARKQVTGRAGSKRDFVLIPPDRVDYMDISPKQIVSVATSLIPFLENDDANRALMGANMQRQAVPLLIPKAPVIGTGMEHKAAKDSGVCVIARNAGTIERVEASAIHIRTDNGELDRYTLLKFKRSNQGTCMNHKPLVNTGQYVQAGEIIADGPSTEMGELALGRNILMGFMTWEGYNYEDAILINEKLLKEDVFTSIHIEEFEAEARETKLGPEEITRDIPNVSEDALKNLDERGIIFVGAEVKSDDILVGKVTPKGETDLSAEEKLLRAIFGEKAREIRDTSLKVPHGESGIVLDVKVFSRENKDEDLKPGVNTLVRVLIAVKRKISVGDKMAGRHGNKGVISRILPEEDMPFMPDGTALEIVLNPLGVPSRMNIGQVLEVHLGLAMRTIGWHIATPVFDPAGEQDIVDLLVQAGLPEDGKIQLYDGRSGEPFDNKVTVGYMYILKLHHLVDDKMHARSTGPYSLVTQQPLGGKAQFGGQRFGEMEVWALEAYGAAHTLQEILTIKSDDVVGRVKAYEAIVKGENIPKPGIPESFKVLMKEFQSLGLDVNILNDQEMIKLLDDEMDERDPLEELAIEIGSTELSEAGDDVKLEDSFQIKSIDDDEDDLFQ; encoded by the coding sequence ATGTTGCATCCTGAAAAAGATGGTTTAAGAACACGCCAAAGCTTTTCTAAAATCAAAGAAGTTATTGAAATGCCGAACCTAATCGAGGTTCAGAAAGATTCTTACAATTGGTTTATCGAAAAAGGACTTCAAGAGGTTTTTGACGATATTGATAAAATTGAAGATTACACTGGGAATCTGGTTTTGGAATTTGTGGATTATTCCATAGAAGGAAAGCCGAAGTATTCAGTGGAGGAGTGTAAAGAGAGGGATCAAACCTACTTTATACCATTAAAAGTAACAGTTCGTTTAATAAATAAGGAAAAGAACGAAGTTAAAGAGCAAAAGGTCTACATGGCCGACTTGCATAAAATGACCGATACCGGAACCTTCATTGTTAATGGAGCCGAACGGGTTATCGTCAGCCAGCTGGTCAGATCACCAGGGGCATATTTTTCCTTGAGCCGTGATAAACTGGGTAAGAAATTATTTTCAGCTCAGGTTATTCCTAACCGTGGTGCATGGTTGGAATACGAAACAGATTCTAACGATATTATGTACGTTAAGATTGACCGGACCCGTAAATTACCAATCACAGCACTGATTCGAGCGCTGGGATTGGGAACCAATCAGGAAATTCTTGATTTCTACGGCGACGATTATCGACTCATCGAAACCATAAAAAAAGATGAAAACAACAATATGAAATCAACCCGGGATGGTTTGATCGAAATTTATAAACGATTGCGGCCAGGCGAGCCACCAACGGTTGAAAGTGCCCAATCCCTGCTTAATTCCATGTTTTTTGACGATCGTCGTTATGACCTGGCAAAGGTTGGCCGTCATAAATATAATAAGAAATTGTCCCTGGCAACCCGTATTGCCGGCCAACGCGCCGCGAATACCGTCGTCAATCCCGAAACTGGCGAAGTTTATGTCGAAGAAGGCGAAATCATTAACATTGATGTTGCCATCGACATCCAAAATGCCGGGATCAATTTCATTGATGTCCGGGTGGATGACAAAAACGTTCGGGTTATCGGAAATGGCTTTGTGGATATTAATGCCCAGGATCTGCCTTTTGACATCAGTGACATGGATATCAAAGAATTTGTCTGTTATGAAGTACTAAAAGAAATTTTAGAAGCGGATGCGACCGACGAAGAAAAGAAAAAATCAATTAAAAAACGAATGGATGAATTGGTGCCCAAGCATGTACTGATTTCGGATCTCCATGCATCCATTTCTTATATTATCGGTCTTGATTATGACATCGGCGCCATTGATGATATTGATCATTTGGGCAATCGACGTCTGCGTTCGGTTGGCGAGCTGTTACAGAATCAGTTCCGCATCGGTTTGTCCCGGATGGAACGGGTGGTTCGGGAAAGAATGTCGGTTCAGGATGATGAAATTCTGACGCCGCAAGGGTTAATCAATACCCGTCCGGTCAATGCTGCCTTAAAAGAATTCTTCGGAAGCTCCCAGCTGTCCCAGTTTATGGATCAGACCAACCCACTGGCTGAACTGACTCATAAGCGACGTTTATCGGCACTTGGACCTGGTGGTCTAAGCCGTGAACGAGCCGGATTTGAAGTTCGAGATGTTCACCATAGCCATTACGGCCGGATGTGTCCAATTGAAACGCCTGAAGGTCCTAACATCGGTTTGATCGGTTCCCTCAGTACCTATGCCCGCGTCAACGAATATGGCTTTATTGAAGCGCCTTACCGTAAGGTTCATAATGGCGTGGTTTCAGAAGAAATTCATTACTTGGCTGCTGATGAAGAAGGCCGTTATACCATTGCTCAGGCTAATGAACCATTGGATGAGTCCAATCATTTTGCCCGTAAACAGGTAACTGGTCGTGCTGGCAGCAAACGAGATTTCGTACTGATTCCGCCGGATCGTGTGGATTACATGGATATCTCACCAAAACAGATTGTTTCGGTCGCGACATCATTGATTCCTTTTCTTGAAAATGATGATGCCAACCGGGCCCTGATGGGCGCCAACATGCAACGTCAGGCAGTGCCACTGTTGATTCCGAAAGCGCCAGTTATTGGTACTGGAATGGAACATAAGGCGGCCAAGGATTCTGGGGTTTGTGTTATTGCCAGAAATGCTGGCACCATTGAACGGGTTGAAGCATCAGCGATCCATATTCGAACGGACAATGGGGAACTGGACCGATATACCTTGCTCAAATTTAAACGTTCCAACCAGGGTACCTGTATGAACCACAAACCTTTGGTTAACACTGGTCAGTATGTTCAGGCCGGCGAAATCATCGCTGATGGTCCTTCCACCGAAATGGGCGAACTGGCGCTGGGTCGAAACATTCTCATGGGCTTTATGACCTGGGAAGGTTACAACTACGAGGATGCGATCCTGATTAATGAAAAACTGCTAAAAGAAGATGTCTTTACATCGATTCATATTGAAGAATTTGAAGCCGAAGCACGAGAAACTAAATTAGGGCCTGAAGAAATTACCCGAGACATCCCCAATGTCAGCGAAGATGCACTGAAGAACCTGGACGAACGTGGGATTATCTTTGTCGGTGCCGAAGTTAAATCCGATGATATCCTGGTTGGGAAAGTAACACCAAAGGGTGAAACTGATCTGTCAGCCGAAGAAAAACTGCTGCGCGCCATCTTTGGTGAAAAAGCTCGGGAAATCCGGGATACCTCATTAAAAGTTCCGCATGGAGAATCGGGGATTGTGCTGGATGTTAAGGTCTTCTCCCGAGAAAACAAAGATGAAGATTTAAAACCAGGGGTTAATACTCTGGTACGAGTACTGATCGCGGTTAAACGTAAAATCTCCGTTGGGGATAAAATGGCGGGTCGTCATGGAAACAAAGGGGTTATTTCCCGAATCCTGCCGGAAGAAGATATGCCGTTTATGCCAGACGGAACAGCCCTGGAGATTGTTCTTAATCCGCTGGGGGTTCCTTCGCGAATGAACATCGGTCAGGTATTGGAAGTCCATCTGGGACTAGCCATGAGAACCATTGGTTGGCATATTGCCACGCCGGTTTTTGACCCTGCTGGTGAACAGGACATTGTCGATCTTTTAGTCCAGGCTGGTTTACCAGAAGATGGTAAGATCCAGCTTTATGATGGCCGCAGCGGCGAGCCCTTTGATAATAAGGTAACCGTCGGTTACATGTATATTCTTAAACTTCACCATTTAGTTGATGATAAAATGCATGCCCGGTCAACTGGACCATACTCCTTAGTAACGCAGCAGCCTTTGGGTGGTAAAGCTCAATTTGGTGGACAGCGTTTCGGAGAAATGGAAGTTTGGGCCCTGGAAGCATACGGCGCCGCTCATACCCTACAGGAAATTTTGACGATCAAGTCAGATGATGTTGTCGGCCGTGTTAAAGCCTACGAAGCCATTGTCAAAGGCGAAAACATTCCCAAACCAGGTATTCCCGAGTCTTTCAAAGTACTGATGAAAGAATTCCAGAGTTTAGGTCTGGATGTCAACATCCTTAATGATCAGGAAATGATTAAGCTTCTTGATGACGAAATGGATGAACGGGATCCTTTGGAAGAATTGGCCATTGAAATTGGCAGTACCGAACTTTCCGAAGCTGGCGATGACGTGAAATTGGAAGATAGCTTCCAGATTAAGAGCATTGATGATGACGAAGACGACTTATTTCAATAA
- the rpoC gene encoding DNA-directed RNA polymerase subunit beta', producing MNEEFTFKSLQIGLASPEKIREWSRGEVKKPETINYRTLKPEKEGLFCEKIFGPQKDWECNCGKYKRIRHKGIVCENCGVEVTKAKVRRERMGHIELASPVSHIWYFKGIPSRMGLILEMSPRNLEKIIYFAAYVVTDPGESNFDYKQILTEAEYKEAKNQFGNKFTASIGAEAIQELLKLVDLDQESAVLKEELKGSSGQKKIRIARRLEAVEAFRNSNNRPEWMILETIPVIPPELRPMVQLDGGRFATSDLNDLYRRVINRNNRLLKLLELDAPDIIVQNEKRMLQEAVDALIDNGRRGRAVTGPGNRPFKSLSDMLKGKQGRFRQNLLGKRVDYSGRSVIVVGPDLKMYQCGLPKEMAIELFKPFVMRELVGRNLSQNIKSAKKMVEKLDPMIWDVLEDVIQEHPVLLNRAPTLHRLGIQAFEPILVEGKAIKLHPLVCTAYNADFDGDQMAVHVPLSVEAQAEARFLMLASNNILKPQDGTPVVAPTQDMILGTYYMTIFKKDGKGTGSVFRDLDEMEMAYFNRDVELHSQVKVRITKEIDGEEMTRLVDGTVGRFIFNTIIPQELGFVKRDTIEEKFALEIDRQVNKKVLSEIVERCYKKYGPTKTSEVLDEIKRLGFKFSTKGAITVGVSDMEVPKSKDEILARADDKITENLTLYRQGFISDEERYNNVVEIWNRATDEVTDALLDHLEDLNPINMMADSGARGSKNQIRQLAGMRGLMANPSGRIIELPIRSNFREGLNVLEFFSSTHGARKGLADTALRTADSGYLTRRLVDVSQDVIVREDDCGTTRGYEVSTINDHGEIIETLQERLVGRYAFEDITDPKTGEILAPAGEIISTEMAQNIDKAGIEKVLIRAAFNCQSKYGVCKKCYGVDLTTWRPVEIGEAVGIIAAQSIGEPGTQLTMRTFHTGGVASADDITQGLPRIEELFEARKPKGQAIISEIDGRVEIQDTQKKTEAVVTGADGDMKVYLIPYGSRLRVHTGDQVIAGDEITEGSINPSDILRIQGIDHVQQYLLQEVQKVYRMQGVHIGDKHLEVIIRQMLRKVKIENPGDTALLAGSLVDIFNFEDENKAARENGGEEATASRELLGITKASLATDSFLSAASFQETTRVLTDAAIKGKVDPLIGLKENVIIGQLVPAGTGVKMYGEIDLVYEREEEETYEDMIEDDVISESLDIVFDDDILNAYVEEEQEETDEAIITDLDIFDLDFLTKE from the coding sequence TTGAACGAGGAATTCACCTTCAAATCCTTACAAATCGGATTGGCCTCACCTGAAAAAATCAGAGAGTGGTCACGTGGAGAAGTTAAAAAACCGGAAACCATTAATTACAGAACCCTGAAACCAGAAAAAGAGGGGTTGTTTTGTGAGAAAATTTTTGGGCCGCAGAAAGACTGGGAGTGTAATTGTGGAAAATACAAGCGTATTCGCCATAAGGGCATTGTCTGTGAAAACTGTGGGGTTGAAGTAACTAAAGCAAAGGTCAGACGTGAACGGATGGGGCATATTGAATTAGCCTCACCAGTTTCACATATCTGGTATTTCAAAGGAATCCCCAGTCGAATGGGTCTGATTCTGGAAATGTCTCCGAGAAATCTGGAAAAGATTATTTATTTTGCCGCTTATGTAGTCACCGATCCCGGGGAAAGTAATTTTGATTATAAACAGATTTTGACTGAGGCAGAATATAAAGAAGCTAAAAATCAATTTGGCAATAAATTTACTGCCAGCATCGGCGCCGAAGCGATTCAGGAATTACTGAAGCTGGTTGACCTGGATCAGGAATCAGCCGTGCTTAAGGAAGAACTAAAAGGCAGCTCCGGTCAGAAAAAGATCCGGATTGCCCGACGACTTGAAGCCGTTGAAGCCTTCCGAAATTCCAACAACCGTCCGGAATGGATGATTCTCGAAACCATCCCGGTTATTCCACCGGAACTGCGACCAATGGTTCAGTTAGATGGGGGACGTTTTGCTACCTCGGACTTAAATGACCTGTATCGACGGGTTATTAACCGGAACAACCGATTATTAAAACTGCTGGAACTGGACGCGCCGGATATCATTGTTCAAAATGAAAAACGAATGCTTCAGGAAGCAGTTGATGCGCTGATTGACAATGGTCGACGTGGCCGGGCTGTCACCGGACCGGGTAACCGTCCATTTAAATCCTTGAGTGATATGCTCAAGGGTAAACAGGGTCGATTCCGTCAGAACCTTTTGGGGAAACGGGTTGACTACTCTGGCCGTTCCGTTATCGTGGTTGGACCGGATCTGAAGATGTACCAATGTGGACTGCCTAAAGAGATGGCCATTGAACTATTTAAGCCCTTTGTAATGCGGGAACTGGTTGGCCGAAACCTGTCGCAAAATATTAAAAGTGCCAAGAAAATGGTCGAAAAACTGGATCCGATGATCTGGGATGTTTTAGAAGATGTTATTCAGGAACATCCGGTACTATTAAATCGGGCACCTACCCTTCATCGCCTGGGTATTCAGGCCTTTGAACCGATTCTAGTTGAAGGAAAAGCGATTAAACTACATCCATTGGTTTGTACGGCCTACAATGCCGACTTTGATGGGGATCAAATGGCTGTCCATGTGCCTTTATCAGTCGAAGCCCAGGCCGAAGCCCGGTTCTTGATGCTGGCGTCAAATAATATCCTCAAGCCGCAGGATGGAACCCCGGTTGTTGCCCCAACCCAGGATATGATTTTGGGTACCTATTACATGACCATCTTCAAAAAAGATGGCAAAGGAACGGGCAGTGTCTTCAGAGACCTGGATGAAATGGAAATGGCATACTTTAACAGAGATGTTGAGCTCCATTCCCAGGTTAAGGTGCGGATTACCAAAGAAATTGATGGCGAAGAAATGACCCGTTTAGTTGATGGAACCGTGGGACGCTTCATTTTCAATACCATTATTCCTCAGGAACTTGGTTTTGTAAAACGTGACACCATTGAAGAAAAATTCGCCTTGGAAATCGACCGACAGGTTAATAAAAAAGTATTGTCTGAAATTGTTGAACGATGTTATAAAAAATATGGACCAACAAAAACATCTGAAGTGCTGGATGAAATCAAACGCTTAGGTTTTAAATTCTCAACCAAAGGTGCGATTACTGTTGGGGTCAGCGATATGGAAGTTCCTAAGAGTAAAGATGAAATTCTAGCTCGTGCCGATGATAAGATCACTGAAAACTTGACCCTCTACCGTCAAGGTTTCATCAGTGATGAAGAACGTTATAACAACGTTGTTGAAATCTGGAACAGAGCCACTGATGAAGTTACCGATGCCCTACTCGATCATCTGGAAGATTTGAATCCAATCAACATGATGGCCGATTCTGGAGCCCGTGGTAGTAAGAATCAGATTCGACAGTTAGCTGGGATGCGTGGTCTGATGGCCAACCCAAGTGGTCGAATCATCGAATTACCAATCCGGTCAAACTTCCGTGAAGGGTTAAACGTCCTTGAATTCTTCTCCTCCACCCATGGGGCTCGAAAAGGTCTGGCGGATACCGCGCTGCGAACCGCCGATTCCGGTTATCTGACCCGACGTCTGGTTGATGTCAGCCAGGATGTCATTGTTCGTGAAGATGATTGTGGTACCACCCGTGGTTATGAAGTATCAACCATTAACGATCATGGCGAAATCATTGAAACCCTGCAGGAACGATTAGTGGGTCGATATGCCTTTGAAGATATCACCGATCCAAAAACAGGCGAAATATTAGCACCAGCGGGTGAGATCATCTCCACCGAAATGGCTCAGAATATTGATAAAGCCGGTATTGAAAAAGTTTTAATCCGAGCGGCCTTTAATTGTCAGTCTAAATATGGAGTTTGTAAAAAATGTTATGGGGTGGATTTAACCACCTGGCGACCCGTTGAAATTGGCGAGGCAGTTGGTATTATTGCCGCTCAGTCCATTGGTGAGCCGGGTACCCAGCTGACCATGCGTACCTTCCATACTGGTGGGGTTGCGTCAGCCGATGATATTACCCAGGGTCTTCCCCGTATCGAAGAGCTTTTCGAAGCTCGAAAGCCAAAAGGTCAGGCGATCATTTCAGAAATTGACGGTCGCGTGGAAATACAGGATACTCAGAAAAAAACCGAAGCCGTTGTTACCGGCGCTGATGGGGATATGAAGGTTTACCTTATTCCTTACGGCTCGCGATTGCGGGTTCATACCGGTGATCAGGTTATTGCCGGGGATGAAATCACTGAAGGTTCGATTAATCCAAGTGATATTTTAAGAATTCAGGGAATTGATCATGTTCAGCAATATTTACTCCAGGAAGTACAAAAAGTTTATCGGATGCAAGGGGTACACATTGGCGATAAGCATTTGGAAGTTATTATCCGTCAAATGCTCAGAAAAGTTAAGATTGAAAACCCTGGTGATACCGCCTTACTGGCAGGCAGTTTAGTTGATATCTTCAACTTTGAAGATGAAAATAAAGCTGCTCGGGAAAACGGCGGCGAAGAAGCCACCGCCAGCCGGGAACTGCTGGGGATCACCAAAGCTTCTTTGGCAACCGACTCGTTCTTATCGGCAGCATCCTTCCAGGAAACCACTCGGGTATTAACCGACGCTGCCATTAAAGGAAAAGTCGATCCACTGATTGGACTCAAAGAAAATGTTATCATCGGCCAATTGGTACCAGCTGGTACTGGCGTGAAGATGTATGGCGAAATTGATTTGGTCTATGAACGGGAAGAAGAAGAGACTTATGAAGATATGATCGAAGATGATGTCATTTCCGAATCTCTGGATATTGTTTTTGACGATGATATTTTAAATGCCTATGTGGAAGAAGAACAGGAAGAGACCGATGAAGCGATCATCACTGATTTGGACATCTTTGATTTGGATTTCTTAACAAAAGAATAA
- a CDS encoding ribosomal L7Ae/L30e/S12e/Gadd45 family protein produces the protein MNQFVDVSKVIGMKQTLKAVKEGKAIRVILAEDTDESIKKSIEECCNNHQITVERVETKVGLGKAGGIDRAAAVIAIIK, from the coding sequence ATGAATCAATTTGTTGATGTTTCAAAAGTGATTGGAATGAAACAAACTCTTAAGGCTGTGAAAGAAGGAAAAGCAATCCGAGTAATTTTGGCAGAAGATACCGATGAAAGTATCAAAAAAAGCATTGAAGAGTGTTGCAATAACCATCAGATCACGGTAGAACGGGTTGAAACTAAGGTTGGCCTCGGAAAAGCCGGTGGGATTGATCGGGCTGCCGCTGTCATTGCGATAATAAAATAA
- the rpsL gene encoding 30S ribosomal protein S12 — MPTINQLVKKGRKRMEDKTKTPALKANPQKRGVCTAVRTSTPKKPNSALRKIARVRLVNGMEVTAYIPGVGHNLQEHSIVLIKGGRVKDLPGVRYKIIRGALDTAGVDARRQARSKYGAKKPKK; from the coding sequence ATGCCTACAATTAATCAGCTTGTAAAAAAAGGAAGAAAACGCATGGAAGATAAAACAAAAACTCCAGCGTTGAAAGCAAACCCTCAAAAAAGAGGCGTATGTACAGCAGTTAGAACATCCACACCAAAGAAACCAAACTCTGCGTTAAGAAAAATTGCCAGAGTTCGTCTCGTTAACGGAATGGAAGTAACAGCCTATATTCCAGGTGTTGGCCATAACTTACAGGAACATAGTATTGTTCTTATTAAGGGTGGTCGTGTCAAGGATTTACCAGGGGTTCGTTACAAAATTATCCGTGGTGCGCTTGATACCGCTGGTGTTGACGCTCGTAGACAAGCTCGATCCAAATACGGGGCTAAAAAGCCTAAAAAGTAG
- the rpsG gene encoding 30S ribosomal protein S7 yields MPRKGPVPKREVLPDPIYGDIVVTKLVNNIMLDGKKGVAQKIVYDAFEKVTEKTGKDALEAFREALANITPVLEVKARRVGGATYQVPMEIRTERKQALGLRWLVNYSRKRSEKTMKDRLAGEIMDALNNSGAAVKKKDDTHAMAEANKAFAHYRW; encoded by the coding sequence GTGCCTAGAAAAGGACCTGTTCCAAAAAGAGAAGTTTTACCTGATCCTATATACGGAGATATTGTTGTAACTAAATTAGTCAATAATATCATGTTAGATGGGAAAAAAGGTGTTGCCCAAAAAATCGTTTACGATGCATTTGAAAAAGTTACTGAAAAAACTGGCAAAGATGCCCTGGAAGCATTCCGGGAAGCATTGGCTAATATCACACCTGTTTTAGAAGTTAAAGCACGCCGCGTTGGTGGGGCAACCTACCAAGTGCCAATGGAAATCAGAACTGAACGTAAACAAGCTTTAGGGCTTCGTTGGTTAGTTAATTACTCAAGAAAAAGATCTGAAAAAACAATGAAGGATCGTTTAGCTGGAGAAATTATGGATGCACTCAATAACAGTGGTGCAGCCGTCAAGAAAAAAGATGATACCCACGCCATGGCAGAAGCCAATAAAGCTTTTGCACATTATCGTTGGTAA
- the fusA gene encoding elongation factor G, with protein sequence MSRDYSLAKTRNIGIMAHIDAGKTTTTERILFYSGKIHKIGETHDGVSQMDWMEQEQERGITITSAATTCFWNNNRINIIDTPGHVDFTVEVERSLRVLDGAVAVFCAKGGVEPQSETVWRQADKYHVPRMAYINKMDITGADFYNVLKMMEDRLSTNPVPIQLPIGKESDFVGIIDLLIMKAMIYKDDLGEEIEIIDIPEDMRELADEYREKLIESISDYDESIMEKFLEGEEVGLDELKAAIRLATLHVDIIPVVCGSSYKNKGVQLVLDAIVDYMPCPLDVPAIVGINPETGEEDSRKASDDEPFSALAFKIMTDPFVGKLAFFRVYSGTIESGSYIYNSSKGKRERLGRILQMHANHREEINTVYTGDIAAAVGLKDTSTGDTLCTDKAPIILESMEFPEPVIHVAIEPKTKAGQEKMSTALAKLSEEDPTFRMRTDEETGQTIISGMGELHLDIIVDRMLREFKVEANVGAPQVAYKESITKAVDAEGKFARQSGGRGQYGHCLIRMEPVEPGTGYIFENKTVGGSIPKEFINPINQGIEEAMRNGVLAGYPVLDLKVIVYDGSYHDVDSSEMAFKVAGSMAFKNGMRKADPVILEPVFKLEIVIPEEYMGDVMGDISSRRGRIDGMEMRGGAQIIKGMVPLSEMFGYATTLRSKTQGRGVYTMQFSHYEAVPKYISEEIIEGRK encoded by the coding sequence GTGTCAAGAGATTATAGTTTAGCAAAAACAAGAAATATAGGTATTATGGCACATATTGATGCAGGAAAAACCACTACCACAGAAAGAATCCTGTTTTATTCCGGAAAAATCCATAAAATTGGAGAAACCCATGATGGGGTTTCTCAAATGGACTGGATGGAGCAGGAACAAGAAAGAGGTATAACCATTACCTCGGCAGCAACCACGTGTTTTTGGAATAACAACCGTATCAATATCATTGATACACCAGGCCACGTTGATTTTACCGTAGAAGTAGAACGATCACTGAGAGTTCTTGATGGAGCGGTAGCTGTTTTTTGTGCAAAAGGTGGCGTTGAACCTCAATCAGAAACAGTATGGCGTCAAGCCGATAAATATCATGTTCCCAGAATGGCTTATATCAATAAAATGGACATTACTGGAGCCGATTTTTATAATGTACTGAAGATGATGGAGGATCGTTTAAGCACGAATCCTGTTCCAATTCAATTACCTATTGGCAAAGAAAGTGACTTTGTGGGGATCATCGATCTCCTGATTATGAAAGCCATGATCTATAAAGATGATTTAGGCGAAGAAATTGAAATTATCGATATTCCTGAAGACATGCGTGAGCTGGCTGACGAGTACCGCGAAAAATTAATTGAGTCTATTTCTGATTACGACGAAAGCATCATGGAAAAATTCCTTGAAGGCGAAGAAGTTGGTCTTGATGAACTGAAAGCCGCCATTCGTCTGGCAACATTGCATGTTGACATTATCCCAGTTGTTTGTGGTTCTTCTTATAAAAACAAAGGCGTTCAATTAGTTTTGGATGCGATTGTTGATTATATGCCCTGCCCACTGGATGTTCCGGCTATTGTCGGAATCAACCCAGAAACCGGCGAAGAAGATAGCCGAAAAGCAAGTGATGATGAACCATTCTCAGCACTGGCATTTAAAATCATGACCGATCCATTTGTCGGGAAACTGGCATTCTTTAGAGTATATTCCGGAACCATTGAATCTGGTTCTTATATTTACAACTCATCTAAAGGTAAAAGAGAACGTCTGGGTCGGATCCTGCAAATGCATGCCAACCATCGTGAAGAAATTAACACTGTTTATACAGGGGACATTGCTGCTGCGGTTGGTTTGAAAGATACTTCAACTGGGGATACCCTATGTACTGATAAAGCACCCATTATTCTTGAGTCCATGGAATTCCCGGAACCGGTAATCCATGTTGCGATTGAACCTAAAACAAAAGCTGGCCAGGAAAAAATGAGTACCGCTTTAGCAAAACTTTCTGAAGAAGATCCAACTTTCAGAATGCGTACTGATGAAGAGACCGGACAAACGATCATCTCAGGAATGGGTGAACTTCACCTTGACATTATTGTTGACCGGATGCTGCGAGAATTTAAGGTTGAAGCGAACGTCGGCGCACCTCAGGTAGCGTATAAAGAATCCATTACCAAAGCAGTTGATGCTGAGGGTAAATTTGCTCGTCAATCGGGTGGTCGTGGTCAATATGGTCATTGTCTCATCCGGATGGAGCCAGTTGAACCCGGTACCGGATATATCTTCGAAAACAAGACCGTTGGGGGATCGATTCCAAAAGAATTTATTAACCCAATTAATCAAGGGATCGAAGAAGCAATGCGCAACGGTGTTTTAGCCGGTTATCCAGTATTGGATCTTAAGGTTATCGTTTATGACGGATCATACCATGACGTGGATTCATCAGAAATGGCCTTTAAGGTTGCCGGTTCGATGGCGTTTAAAAATGGTATGAGAAAAGCAGATCCTGTTATCTTAGAACCAGTCTTTAAACTTGAAATTGTTATTCCAGAAGAATACATGGGCGACGTTATGGGCGATATCAGCTCGCGACGTGGTCGTATCGATGGAATGGAAATGCGTGGTGGTGCACAGATCATTAAAGGAATGGTACCACTATCAGAAATGTTTGGTTATGCAACAACCCTAAGAAGTAAAACTCAGGGTCGTGGCGTTTACACCATGCAGTTCTCACACTACGAAGCAGTACCTAAATATATTTCAGAGGAAATAATTGAAGGTCGTAAATAA